TCCGCAAGAATTTGACCAGTTTTTTCATCTTTTACTACTGTTCCTGGCGGAACCTTTACAAGTAAATCTTCAGATTTACGTCCGTGCTGACCTTTACTCATTCCGTGCTGACCGCGATCAGCTTTGAAATGACGTTGGTAGCGGAAGTCCATTAATGTACGTAAGCCTTCCTCAACAATAAAAACAACATCTGCACCTTTACCACCGTCGCCACCTGCTGGGCCACCTTTTGGTACATACTTCTCACGACGATACGCAACCATTCCGTTACCACCGTCGCCGCCTTTTACATATATCTTGACCTGATCTATAAACATTATTTCACCACACTTTTTTCAATTGGTTGTAATATAACTGAGACTTCCTCGTCTCGTACTGTATAAGAAATGGAATACCATTTATTGTTTTGGTTCGCAAGCCAATTCTGTAGTTCTTCTACACTCGTTAGCTTACCACGAAAATCAAAAAAGAAACGAGCATTCTCCGCGTCACATTCAATTGTGATACAAACATAATTTTCAACATATACGTCTAAACTATGCTGAAGCATTGAGAAAAATTGATTCGTCCATGTACATACAGTCTCATCTAAGTGAGATAAGTTATGTAAATTCCCTAATACTTCATACTCCAATAAGCACGGCTGCTGTTTCCAATTATATGTTAAAATCCACTCTGAAAATAAAGGCATAGATAGCCCCATCAGATTGGATTCTTGTCTCGCTTCTTGGACAAAACGATCGATGAGACTATGAATTTCTTCCACTTTTCCAAGGGAAAGGTTTCCTTTCACCATCTGCATACGATTGAGCCAATCATGTCTTGAATGGCGCAATGCATCTATAATTGTCCATTTTTTATTCATTTAGATACTCCTTAATATAGAAAAACTCTAACCTGCACTCAGGTTAGAGTTTTCCGTGAGTTCTTATGCTTCTTGAGCAACAGGAT
This genomic window from Bacillus anthracis str. Vollum contains:
- a CDS encoding sporulation initiation phosphotransferase B — translated: MNKKWTIIDALRHSRHDWLNRMQMVKGNLSLGKVEEIHSLIDRFVQEARQESNLMGLSMPLFSEWILTYNWKQQPCLLEYEVLGNLHNLSHLDETVCTWTNQFFSMLQHSLDVYVENYVCITIECDAENARFFFDFRGKLTSVEELQNWLANQNNKWYSISYTVRDEEVSVILQPIEKSVVK